A window of Candidatus Nitrospira allomarina genomic DNA:
GTGCATCTCAGGCCCATTTTCCCTGAGATATAAATTAAAGCTATACATTACATTTAACTTTAACTACCTACTCTTTAAAATCGTCATTTGCCGCTGCCATAAAGGTGAATATACATTTCAATGCTATAATGAATTATTTCATTTGCATGAGTCTCAATCGTGAGTACCGCACTTTATTTTTCGTTCAAAGAGAATCGCCGGCAAAACAACTTAAAGTTAAAACTAAACCATTGCATTATATTTATATAGGCAAAAATTGACCATGGTCTCCTGTCCTGTCCCCCTGTTTTTAGGGCATCACGCCCCTCCCCGTTAGGCAGTCTGTTCGATGTGTGGCAGAAACTTTCCATTCCAGGTCATGACGACACGGTCCTCTCCTTTGTCACCCTTAATCTTCTCGACGGTGAGCTTAAAATCAATCGCCGACATAATCCCATCACCGAACTGCTCATGCAGGATGTCCAGAATGGACTCCCCATAATGGGCGCACACTTCAGTCATGCGGTAAATATGTGGCTCCTGCAGGACCGACGGATCATAGGATCGCATGGGAAACTCCCGCATCGCTTCAAGCAAATTTCCTGTGAGTCCCGGGACCAGCTTGACGAGCTTGATCTCGGTATCCTTCTTGAGTTGCGCCTGCAATCGGAATAACTGGGCAACATAGACATTACACAGCCCGAGGGCTGCTGCTAACTGGTCGTACGTCTTTCCTGAGGCCTTTTTCGCTGCAAGCAGTTGGCCGACAAGTTCCTTTTTATTCATTCTCACTCCCTACCCCTTTCAAGCCACCGAATGGTTGATATTCTCATGAACCCCATTAAGTTGAAATACTCTTCTCTGCCTCAGGTCCTGACAATACGTTAGGCGGGGAGTATGGACGTGTCAATCTAATATTCACGCACCTGCGTGGGTCCGGTAGGTGCAGGAGAGACCATGAAGCCTTGCCGGATTTCCCTTCCAAAGAGGAAGCGCTCCAGCGGTCCAAGGAGTTTCCGCGTACCAATTCCCATTACCCTCCCCGGTCCTGCTCATGTTTTAGGCAATTCCTGGTTTCATTCTCCTCAAATCTCCCTTTATCCCGTAATACTTCCCTCCGCCACCTCCTAAACTGAGGAGGCCTTTATGAGGAAAAAAGAGCATAAATACACAATTTATAGCCTCCTGACCCCTCCCTATTTCACCATGGTTCTGGTAGGTTAGAGACTTCTTTTTTGGAGCAAGCTATGGCAGCGCGCGTGGTCATTACCGGGCTTGGCATCGTCTCCCCTATCGGGGTTGGCGTTCCTACGTTTTGGAAGTCCGCCCTGCAGGGTAAAACGGGGATAACAGCGATCTCATCTTTTGGGGATTTCCCCATGGAGTCCTATCGCTCCAGGGTTGGGGGGCAGGTTTCCGACTTTGGCCTTCCCGATCCTTCAGAAGATAAATTCTCATCGCGTGTGGACCGCTATGCACAATTTGCCCTTGCCGCCACACGGGAAGCCATTCAGGATAGTGGACTGGACCTTGAGAAGGAACCGGCTGAACGGATGGGAGTGATGGCCGGTGTGGGCATGGGCGGGATGATGATGGGGGAACGTGAACTCACCACCCTCTATCAGTCCCGTAAGCCACATCGGGTGCATCCGAACTTTATCCCGACCATTACGCTCAACTCTGCCTCTGGCATTCTGGCGTTGGCTTTTGGGGCAAGGGGCCCTAATCTCACCATTTCTACGGCCTGCTCCTCCAGCATTCATTCTATTGGACAAGCCCTACAGGCCATTCGCCTGAACCAGGCAGACGTCGTCATTGCCTCAGGAGCGGACGCCAGCATTACCCCGTTGGTATTTGCCGGCTTTTGCTCATTACGTGCCTTATCCACCAAATATAATGACCACCCCGATCAGGCCTCCAGGCCATTTGATCAAGGGCGGGACGGATTTGTGATGGGGGAAGGGGCCGGCACCCTGATCTTGGAATCCCTTCGCCATGCGACCCGTCGAAAAGCGAAAATATATGCGGAACTGGCCGGATATGCCGCCACCAGCGAAGCGTATCATATGGTGATTCCCAGAGAGGATGGCTCCGATATTGCGCGAACCGTTACCTTGGCATTGAAAGACGCCGGGGTTTCGCCCTCACAGGTAGACTATGTGAATGCCCATGCGACATCCACCGTGGTCGGAGACGATGTCGAGGTCAAAGGGTTACGGGCGGTGTTCGGAAAACGCCTGAATACCATCATGGTCAATGCCACCAAATCGCTCATTGGCCATACACTGGGAGCGGCCGGAGCGATCGGGACAATAGTCTCGGCCTTATCCATTCAAACTGGTATAATACATCCCACTGTAAACTATGATGACCCGGATCCCCATTGTGCCTTGCCGGGCCTTTCTACTAAGGTACAAAAAAAATCCGTTCGCGTGGGGTTGGTGAATGCCTTCGGTTTCGGAAGTAACAATGCGGTTCTGGTCTTAAAAAAGTTTTCATGAAATCTTCCGTCAACAAATCCTCTCAACTCAGTCAGCAGGTGTACCACACCCTCGGTAAATACCTTCAACGCGACCCGAAAGATCTACATCCTGAAGATTCGCTTCGTGATGATTTGGGGTTGGACTCTCTGCAAACCATCGAATTAGTCTATGAAGTCGAATCGGCTTTTGATCTTCAAATACCGGATGAGGACTTCGGGCGTTTAACGACCATCGGCGCAGTCATCCTTTATCTGGATGAACGAATACATGGTAAAGGGAGCGCCCTCTCCGGCCCTCAAGCCACACCGTCGGCCAAGAATTCACGCCCGACTCCACTTGGCAAAAAACCCAAAAGCCGTCCCACTTCAAAAAAATCGCGCACATGACGATATCGTCTTCCTCACGAACCGTGAATATTCCCCTTCAGGAATTAGCCCAAGCCATTCATGCCACCATTCACGGATCCTCTGACATTTTGATATCCGGTCTCTCCCATCTCGAAGGAGCCTCTTCCGGAGATATCTCCTTTGTCTTGAAGGCATCCTTCCAAAAACCGGCGCGTCAGTCACAGGCTGCAGCCTTAATTGTCACAGAGCCTATCCCCGACGACCCTCGACCACAACTCATCGTTCCGAATCCACTGGTCGCCGTCACGACGTTGGCTCAAAAATTTTTCCTCCCCCCTCTTCCACCACGTGGCATTCATCCCAGTGCTGTCTCCGGACTCGATGTGCGCATTGGTCCGGATGTCTCAATTGGCGCCCTCGTCACAATTGGAGACCGTGTGCTCATCGGGTCCGGTGTCACCATCCATGCCGGAGTTCATGTTGGCGACGATGCTATTATCGGGGACGAGTGCATCCTGTATCCCCATGTCTCGCTACTGACCAAGTGTGTCATCGGCAATCGCGTCATTGTACACAGCGGCACTGTCATCGGGAGCGATGGGTTCGGTTATGTGCAACACGAAGGCCGTCACCACAAAATCCCCCAATTGGGCCATGTGATCATTGAAGATGATGTTGAGCTCGGGGCCAATGTGACCGTGGATCGGGCAACCTTTGGAAGTACCGTTATTAAGCGCGGCACAAAAATCGACAACCAGGTGCAGATCGCCCATAACGTGGTGATCGGGGAAGACTGTATTCTCGTCGCACAGGTAGGAATTGCGGGCAGTACTACATTAGGGCGCCACGTCATGGTGGGTGGCCAGGCCGGCCTGGTCGATCATGTCACCATCGGTGATCAAGTGAAAATTGCGGCGGGTTCGGGGGTAACCAATAATGTAAAATCCGGTCAGATTGTGGGTGGTCGGCCGGCGGTCGAACATGGCATCTGGCGACGGTCACAGGTTCTTCAATACCAACTCCCCGAATTACGCAAGGAACTCCGGGCTCTTCAGAAACAGGTCCAACATCTTGAATCGCTTCTCCCGGACCAATCTGCATCCATGTCTCCACCGGTCAAACGCCGTTCAACCTCAAAGCCCTAATCCCCCAGAGCGGACCCATGACCCAACAGCCGTAAGGCTTTATCTCTTTTTGCGTGCTGGCAGCAACACCACTCCTTTCCAAAAAAACAACTTTGCCCAAAAATAGCCTGCCCAGGGCAGGGCAAACGCGGCGACCGGCTCCATATAACCCGTGGCCACGGTTAATCCGGAAAGCGCAAAAAACATTACGATCCCCAGAAAGTACCAGAGCGGAACCAATCCACGACCTCGATGCTCAATGTCATGCTCCGTGATGGCTTTCTTTGCCTTACGGACCGACCGTTGGCTATAGGCTTTCATGCGACTGGCGAAATGTCCGGGAAACTCCCGCAAAAGATACTGTTGGTATTTTGTTTGAATGATCCCCACAAGCACCCCGGCGATAATGAGGGCCGAGCTGTAGGTAAAGGTTTCCCATCCATACGTTCCTGCCCAGAATTGAAAGCCTAAGGCGATCACTCCGACGACAACCGAAATCAATCCCAACAAACTGGCAGGAAGCAGAATATTGGTTCGGACAAACTCTTGGGCTTTTTCCGTATCGTCCTCATGACGTTTAGCCGTGATCATTTTTGGCATACGTTGGTCTCCACATACAGTCTAGTCGGAAGAGGTTGAACTTGCCTCAGGATTCGTCTCATCCAACCCATCGTCTTCCGCATCGGGAATGCGATAGCGCTCACTCAACCATCCCTCCAAATCCAGCAATTGACATCGCTTGGAACAAAAGGGTCGAAAGACATTACCTTCCCATTGTTCCACGTTGCCACACATCGGACATTTCACGGTCATGTCGTTCCTCCCGAGGGAGTGTGGAAAACACGTGTTGCACCCTTGAAGGGACTTCTATCGATGCCTTCTCGCCCTCTGGCCATGCTCACGTCCTCCTCCGTACCCTCCGCCCGCCCAAAACGGCGGCGACCTTTTCTTCGAGAGGCTTCAGGGCAGGGCTGGACACGACTTTTTGTCCCCTCACTTATGGCTTCCGCTGCCGGGTGCTGTCACTCATTTAGTCATGAAAAGAAAAAATTCGAAAATTATTCAACCGTCCTTCGGATACACACGGCCCCTTCGTTCATGCCTGCACGCATAGGCCGACAGACCACAGGCTTGGGCAAGTCAGTTTTGTGCGGTGCCATGTTAGACATGAAATTGGGCTTCATACAAACCGGCATACAATCCCCCTCTCGCCAGTAAGGTTGCATGATCGCCTTCTTCAACGATCTGACCATGTTCCAGGACCACAATTCGATCAACGGTTTGCAGAGTCGACAACCGATGGGCCACGATAAAGGTCGTCCGCCCACGCATCAACTCATCCATCGCAATGCGAATCTCGACTTCGGTTTCGGTGTCAATATTGGAGGTGGCTTCATCCATGACCACAATGGGTGGATTTTTGAGCAGCACCCTGGCAATGGCGATACGCTGTTTTTGCCCAACGGACAATTTCACCCCGCGCTCCCCGATCCAGGTGTCATACCCGTCAGGAAGCGCTTGAATAAATTCATGCGCTTGCGCAACGCGCGCCACCGCTTCTATTTGGTCGTGCGATGCCGACAAGTCTCCATAGGCCAGATTGGCCCGCACGGTGCCATTGAATAAAAATGGCTCTTGCTGCACAAAGCCGATTTGTTCCCGAAGGTAGAATAACGGGAGATGACGAATATCGTATCCATCCAGTTCAATCGCTCCCTCCCCTACATCGTAATACCGGAAGAGCAGTTTCATGAGCGTACTCTTTCCCACTCCGCTCGGCCCGACCAAAGCCACATGCTCCCCCGCCTCCACCGACAGTGAAAGATGTTCATAGACCGGCATCTCCCGCCGATAGGCAAATGCCATATCCTTCCATTCGACTTTTCCCGACAACCGGGGTTGAACGGGACGAAGGTGTCCCTGGTCCGGCACGGCCGGCTCTGCATCTAAGATATCGAACACCCGTTCACTGGCTGCCAAGGCATGCTGCAATAAATGATTCACCGAATGGATTTGATTGACCGGGGTATAAAACAATACCAGGTAAGATAAAAACATCACTAATTCACCGGTGGAAAGACGACCGGCTACTACCTCACCCGCCCCATACCAGACAATCAAGACGGTTCCCAGGCTTCCGATGAAAATCATTCCCGGAGAATAAATCGACCATAAATACATCGCTTTCAGATTCGCCTGGCTGTACTTGTGGCTCATATCACGGAAACGCGTCTGTTCGTAGGGTTGTCGATTGAATCCCATGGTTTCCCGAATCCCGGACAAGGAATCCTGCAGATAGCCATTGAGTTCAGCCGCCTGCTGACGTATTTCGTGATAATACCGATGGACACGGCGGGTAAATCCTACGCCCCCGATAATTAAAATTGGAATCGGCAGCAGCACGAGAACGGCCATTTTCCAGTTCAGCATAAATAAAATAGTGGTAATGCCAACCAGGGTTAACGTAGCCGTTAACATGCCCTCAAGCCCGTCAATAAAAATTCGTTGCACATGCTCCGTATCGTTCACAACACGCGACATGATTTCACCCGTCGATCGGTTTTCATAATAAGTCAACGACAAGCGTTGCAGGGCCGCGAACACTTGTTGTCGAAGCCGATGCACCACCCGTTGCTCAAGCGTGTTGTTGAACCGGATTCTGAGAGAATTGCAGAGATTCTTCAATCCATAGGCCAGGAATAATCCAACCAGCACCCAGGTCAGAACATCCATATTTTTTGCCGGGATGACGTCATCAATCACGATTTTGATGAGCCAGGGTGGGAGCAGTTCCAATGCCGTCGTTACCCCGGCAAAGAAGAAGGTGACGCACACGAGCCCCCGATAGGGGGCCAAGTACGACAGAACTCGGAGGAGTGATTTCACGGGACGCTTAGAAACCTTTTTCGTCGACAGATGGCGTGATCCTGATAGGAATCACGGAAACACACTCGTGGAATTGAGGAGCTGAAAACGCTCGACGGTTAGCTCTATCAAGCAGGGATTAAATCACCGGGGCGGATTCTTCACGCCAATAGGCATCAAACTCTTCCAGTTGAGTCAGGGTCGACATATCAGTCATTCGATCAATGAACAATTTCCCGATGAGGTGGTCCATTTCATGTTGGATACACACCGCATAGAGCCCGTTGGCTTCGAAGTCTTGGAGTACCCCTTGTCTATCATAGGCCTGCACACGGATCATGGACGGCCGGATTACCTTCCCTCGCATATTATCAATACTGAGACATCCTTCCCACATTTCACTCTGTGAGGGACTATAAAACACAATTTTAGGATTAATGAGGACGGTCTTGGGAAAACCATCCTTCCCCTCACATTCCATGACGACAATCTGTTCCGAATGTGCGACCTGCGGGGCTGCCAATCCGATTCCCTCATACTGAACCATCGTCTCAAACATATCATCAAGGAATGCCTGAACCCGCCGGCTCCCGATTGATGCAGGGTCCACAGGCGTTGCCTGTTGCCTGAGAACCGGGTTGCCGATTTTTGCTATAGGTAATACTGCCATACACCTTACTCCTTTTCGCGATCGTCTAGGTCTGTAATCTCATATACTACATGGCACTCCTTCGACCACCGTCCGGCGACGAGCCCAAACTACCCTCTTTGAAGGATCGGTGTTAACTCACATTCTGCTCTGCCGGTGATCGAGGGGGTTCTGCGGATGGCGGTGTCACACCCAATCGGTCCTTATTCTCTTCCCACCAAGCCCACCATTCCTTTACCCATTCCTTTCTGTCTTCGGGTGTCGAAACTTCCCAATCATGGATTGAGCCACTGAATCTGGTGAGAATCCAGAAAGAATCCCGCGCTGTGATCGACACATATTGCTCCGGATCTGAAATGGCACTAATAATCACAGGCAGCACTTCCTTTCGAGGCACCCTCCGTGATTCAAAGACAGCCGTGTTTCGAATCGTGGAATTGGGATCTTTCACCATCACCTCGATGGCCGGAATGACTTGGTTGGGGTCCAATCGTGTTGCCACACGCAAGGCATGGGACCGGATTCGTGATTCTTCATCCGGATTCATGGCCACCTCCAGTAGGCCCGGAATCGCAGAGGGATCATTCAACATAGAGAGGGTTTCCACCGCGTTGAACCGGACTCTGGGCACCGGCACCTTAAGCGCTTTTACCAAATACGGGATCGAATGTTTCCCAAAAAAGACAAACTCTCCCATGGCCCAAAATTCCTGCCGGCCTTCAAGCATGGGGATAAGCGCTTCCAGACGCTCATGATCCTGGGGCGTTAAGATTTCAGGGGATTCCGTCGCCTCTACCCCCGTGGATTCTGGAGGGGGAGGAGCCTCATAGGGCACTTGCGTCAGATAGACGGAGAAAGGACTTCTTCCTGGTTCCTGAGCCCACAGCGGGGTGCCACACAGAAAAAAGGCACCAACCATCCAACATATTGTCTGTGACCAATTGGTGATTCGCTTCGTCATGAACATCCCTTTCGTGAATCCGCGTATATGAAACTTAGCAATCAGATAGTCTAGTAGCAGATGGCCAAAAGGGTCAAGCCAAGCTAGTGCACTTTCAGCTCTGTCCAGGCTCGATCATAATAGCGAATGGCCTCCTGTACATCTTCCAACCACTCCATTCGGGCAAGCATATCACTTGGCGGGTAGACAGCTGTATTCGTGCGAATGTCTGCCGGCAGACGATCCCGAACATGTCGATTGGCTGAGGCAAATAATAGTCGCTGCGATGTGGCAAGCGCCACCTCCTCATCTAACAGATAATTGATGAAGTCCATCGCGAGCGCTTGTTGACGGGAGCTGGCCAAGACCGCCAGACAATCCGTCCACATCATTCCGCCTTCCTGGGGGAGGGCATACCGGATTGACGGGTGTTCACGCATCGCCCTGGCAATCGGCCCGCCCCAGGCATGCGCTAATACCACTTCACCGGCCACGAGGAGTTGGTCGAATTGTTCGCTCGTATAAGCCTTGACCAATGGCTTTTGCTTCATCAACTTATGTTTGGCTTGTTGAATGGCCTGGGGATCGACGCTATTGAGCGAGTAGCCTAACGTCTGAAGTGCCATCCCAAAGACTTCCCGCTCATCGTTCAGCAAACTGATTCGACCGGAAAATTTCGGATCCCATAAGGCCTCCCAACTGGTTGGCGGTTCAGTCACGACATCAGCATTATACCCCATTCCAACCGTGCCCCATAAATAGGGAATGGCAAACCGGTTTGTGGGATCAAACGAGAGCTGTCGCAGGTGAGGCTCCAGATCCTGCACAGGAGGAATTTTTGCCAGATCTAACTCAGCCAGTAATCCCAACCGTCCCATAATTCCCGCCATAAAATCAGATGGCACCACGACATCATACCCGGTCATGCCGCTTTGCACTTTTGCTAATAACTCTTCATTGCTACTAAAGGTATCAATCACCACCCGAACCCCTCGGGTCGCTTCAAATTTGGCCACTACACCCGCATCCACATAATCGGACCACGTGAAATAATACAGTGTAGAGTGCTGGGAAGATGGCGATTCCGGGGATGTGGAAGATTCCGAACATCCTCCGGACACCAGGAGGGTCAAGATGACGACATACAGAGGCATCAGTGTTTTCACATGCAAACTTTCATCAATACGAAGATTCAGCCGAGGCCGGTGTGGACCGCTGTTGAACGAACCAGGACAACCCCACGCACAGCATGGAGACCACCACCAAGACCGCCGACAAGGCATTAATCTCCGGGGTCATCCCTGTCCTGATCATCGAAAACACTTTAAGTGGTAACGTCGTCGAACCGGGACCGGCCACAAAAAATGTCACCACAAAGTCATCCAACGATACGGTAAATCCTAATAGGGCTGCCCCCCAGATGGCCGGGCGTAACAAAGGAAGCGTAATCCTGGTGAGCACATCCCATGACGTGGCACCCAAATCACGCGCCGCGTCTTCCCAGGCAGGGTCCAGCTTACGAAGTCGTGCCCTGACGATGACGATGGTCAACGGGAGATTAAAGATCATATGTCCGATAATAATAGTACCAAACCCCAGGTGAACCTGACACAAGACAAACATCATCAATAAGGCCACACCCAATAAAATTTCCGGTATGACCAGGGGCAATACGAGGATCATATTAACCCAGGCCTTTTGCGGTCCTTGACGGGTTTCCAGGCCAATGGCGGTCCCCACTCCAAGGATAAGGGCCATTCCGGTTGAGAGCAATGCAATGACCACACTATTGACGGTTGCCTCGAGAATCGCCTGGTCCATCGCCAGCTTTTCATACCACTGAAACGTGAATCCTTTCCACACTACTCCCATCGTGGAGGCGTTAAAGGATAGCCCGATTAGAATGACCACCGGCAAATATAAAAACACCATGACCAGCAGGCTCATCACAATGAAGCTGGACGGCATCCGTTTCATGACGGATCCTTCTCAACGGACGTACGACCCAACAGAAACCAGAGGAGAAGGACCGTTCCCATTAATCCGAAAGAAAGCGCGGAGCCAAACGGCCAGTCTCGTGCAACCAGGAATTCTTGTTGGATGAACGTGCCCAGCATCATGTTTTGTCCTCCACCCAATAGATAGGGCGTAATAAAAGCCCCGAGGGAAGGAATAAAGACCAACACCCCACCGGCCAGAAAACCCGGAGTACTGAGAGGAAGCAGCACGTGTCGAAACATCCCGACCATGGACGCATATAAGTCAAACGCCGCATCCTCCAATTGCGGAGAAATACGTTCTATGGCCACCACCAGAGGAAGCACCATAAAGGGCAGATAACCATAAACCAGTCCCAGGAATACCGATAGATCGGTGAATAATAGGGAAAGGGGCTCATCCAGCAATCCCAACCTGATCAACAGGCCATTCACAATACCGTCCGCTCGAAGAATTAATACCCACGCATAGGTCCGAACCAAAAAATTCGTCCAAAATGGAATCATCACAAGAGTCAGTAATATGAGTTGCCAGGGGCGGGAGGCCCTGGCCAGACAATACGCCAAGGGGAACCCCACCACGGCACAGATGAAAGTCGTCAATCCCGCCAAGAGAAGAGATCGGAAAAATATCACTCCCACCAGCGGATCAAAAACACGTTGATAATTTTCCCAGGTGGGGATCCAGGTAATTCCCCCATACATTCCCCGACTCGCCAGACTTACACCAAAGACCAATATCAGCGGGAGAAAAAAGAACAGGCCTAAAAAGAGACTTGCCGATAGGAGGGACAGCTTGACAGGGAAAGCGGAAGAATGGTCAGAACGATTGTTCAGCATGGTGCCGGATGGGCGGGCAAGACCATTCCCTCCTGAGCCCGCCATTGCACATACACCGGCTGACCAACGGCCAATGGTCTGGCCTGCGCTTCGGCGATTGGCACCCGAGCCATCCAGATCGCCTCGTCTCGAAGCCGAACATGATACACCACTTCATTTCCGGAAAAAGCGACTTGGTGCACAATCGCTTGAAGCCTATTGTCATATCCGTTGGGGGACAGGTCAGAGGACACATGTATGCGCTCTGGGCGAACCATAACCGTGACAGCCCCCTGCAGAGAATCATGCGGGGAACACGTGACCTTCACGGATGCCAAGACGTCATGTTCAACCCGACACCATCCACTCTCACAGGATGCGATGGTACCAGACAAGACATTGGAAAGACCGATAAACTGAGCCACCGTCGAAGATACGGGGCGATCATAGATCTCCTGCGGCGTCCCCACTTGCAAGACCTTCCCACCTTGCATGACCGCAATTCGATCAGACAGCATGAGGGCCTCATCCTGTTGATGAGTCACGCAAATAAATGTCGCTTTCACCTCCCTTTGTAACCGCTTCAGCTCTCCTTGCATCTCCTGACGTAACTGCTGGTCCAAAGCAGCCAAGGGCTCATCCAACAGCAGGACCACGGGACGATTCACTAGGGCTCGTGCGAGCGCCACCCGTTGCTGCTCCCCTCCGGACAATTGCCCTGGAAGGCGCTTTTCCTTTCCTTGCAGTCGTA
This region includes:
- a CDS encoding ABC transporter ATP-binding protein; this translates as MNESVVLDKVIKTHGLVRAVDHVSLSIQSGEFFSILGPSGSGKSTILRLIAGLDRPDQGDIVIQQRVVTLDPPHKRPVNMVFQHYALFPHLSVFENVAFGLHMKGERQANIQTAVSHMLALVRLQGKEKRLPGQLSGGEQQRVALARALVNRPVVLLLDEPLAALDQQLRQEMQGELKRLQREVKATFICVTHQQDEALMLSDRIAVMQGGKVLQVGTPQEIYDRPVSSTVAQFIGLSNVLSGTIASCESGWCRVEHDVLASVKVTCSPHDSLQGAVTVMVRPERIHVSSDLSPNGYDNRLQAIVHQVAFSGNEVVYHVRLRDEAIWMARVPIAEAQARPLAVGQPVYVQWRAQEGMVLPAHPAPC